The DNA segment AACACAGATTCTTCAGAAAGTATCATTAGTAAAATTTTCTCTTCTGTTTCTGCAATCTTTGCACCCTTACTACCAGCACTTGCTGGATCTGGTATATTACGCGGCTTATTAATTTTATGTGTGCAGTTAGGTTGGATTAGTGAAGATAGTGGAACATATTCTATTCTCTTTGTCACATCTATGAGCGTGTTTTATTTCTTACCAGTGTTACTAGCTTTTACATCAGCAAGACGCTTTGGAGCAAGTCCATACATTTCAGCTCTAATTGGAGCAGCCTTAATTCATCCGGATTTCATTGCATTAATTGGTAACGCAGGCAATGGTGCGACGACGGAATTTTTCGGTATGCCAGTTGTTTTAATGAACTATAATTCGACAGTAGTTCCAATCATCTTATCTATTTGGGCGTTTTCTTATCTATACAAATTCCTTGATAAAAAGGTCCCGGAAAATCTTAAATTAGTAATTATCCCACTTGTTTCGTTGGCAATTATGGTTCCATTAACCGTAATCATTATTGGACCACTTGGTGTGTATAGTGGAGAATTAGTAGCAAATGGAGTTAACTGGTTAATTGAAAGAAGTGGTATTTTAACAGGAATAATTGTTGGTGGCGGATGGAGTGTACTTGTTAGCCTAGGCATTCACTGGGCAGTAAATCCAATCATGATTAATAATATTTCAATGCATGGATTTGATTACATAGTACCGTTTACTTTTGCTTGTAACTTTGCTGTTATGGGAACAACAATTGGTGTTTATTTAAAAGCAAAAAACTCACAATTACGTAGTTTTGCAATGACAGGCTTCATCACAATAGCTCTCTCTGCAATTATTGAGGCAACTTTATTTGGGCTATTAGTGAAAAATAAAAAGCTATTTTTAGCTCAAATAATCGGCGGAGCAGCTGGTGGTGCTTACCTTGGCTTAATGCAGGTTGTAGCCAATTCATTTGTATTCGGTAGTGTGATAACATTACCAGCATTTGTTGGTGATAATCCAAACAATTTCATTCAAGCAATTATTGGGTTACTCATTTCGATGATGGTTTCAGCGATATTAGCATATTCCTTTACTAGTAGGGATGAGAGATTAGCGTAGGAAAGAAGGAATTAACTTGAATTTTTTTAAGAAAAAGACAATTATTTATTCTCCCGGAAATGGATTAATAAAATCTATTGATAAAGTACATGATGAACTTTTTTCAACTAAAGCTTTAGGTGATGGTTTTGTATTAGAGCCAAATGAAAGTAGTATTTTTGCTCCAGTTGAAGGAACCATTACTTCCATTTTCCCTACAAAACATGCTATTTCTATTAAAACAGCGAGTAATTTAGAGGTTTTAATCCATATTGGGATTGATACAGTGGAATTGGATGGGAAGGGCTTTAATCTAAAAGTAAAAGAAGGAACAAAAGTCACCAAAGAAACAGAAATTGTAGAAGTTGATTTTCCTTTTTTAGAATCAAATGGAAAAGATACGGATGTTATTGTTATTTTCACAAATTTAAAAGAAAAACCATTAGCGATTA comes from the Listeria welshimeri serovar 6b str. SLCC5334 genome and includes:
- a CDS encoding PTS transporter subunit EIIC; its protein translation is MDYKLMAKEILEHIGGAENVANMTHCATRLRLTLKDTSKADDEAVKGINGVINVVNKAGQYQLLIGTEVPKLYDEFENLVKGTSNSNFEEKNTDSSESIISKIFSSVSAIFAPLLPALAGSGILRGLLILCVQLGWISEDSGTYSILFVTSMSVFYFLPVLLAFTSARRFGASPYISALIGAALIHPDFIALIGNAGNGATTEFFGMPVVLMNYNSTVVPIILSIWAFSYLYKFLDKKVPENLKLVIIPLVSLAIMVPLTVIIIGPLGVYSGELVANGVNWLIERSGILTGIIVGGGWSVLVSLGIHWAVNPIMINNISMHGFDYIVPFTFACNFAVMGTTIGVYLKAKNSQLRSFAMTGFITIALSAIIEATLFGLLVKNKKLFLAQIIGGAAGGAYLGLMQVVANSFVFGSVITLPAFVGDNPNNFIQAIIGLLISMMVSAILAYSFTSRDERLA
- a CDS encoding PTS glucose transporter subunit IIA codes for the protein MNFFKKKTIIYSPGNGLIKSIDKVHDELFSTKALGDGFVLEPNESSIFAPVEGTITSIFPTKHAISIKTASNLEVLIHIGIDTVELDGKGFNLKVKEGTKVTKETEIVEVDFPFLESNGKDTDVIVIFTNLKEKPLAITEGLMKVNQEIGTIK